The Methanoculleus thermophilus genome includes a window with the following:
- a CDS encoding glycosyltransferase family 4 protein, giving the protein MRVACLTFWFYDYTIQMANELARHTDVLLLLPDYRSEEYLESIDPRVRVRVFGYSQYAGRLGPSCYPMLREIVAAIDDFGPDIVHYQVNNPMLCPLLLMLRKYPLVATFHDIEPHAGEDRLLDLGSLLYRLTLFVSRIVPDRIFVHGKALKKALVEDYRVPDQKVRVIPIGEHEVTPFKKYEKVDLRPEGHRILFFGRIHRYKGLECLIQAEPFITREIPDARIVIAGTGEDFGRYRAAMAGRDAFEVYNYRIPYEEGARLFQQASVVVLPYIEASQSGVIPTAYGFRRPVVVTDVGSLPEVVDDGKTGYIVPPRDPTALADAIVRLLKDPEACQRMGEQGYIKLKTDMAWSTIVQSLLAVYSEIVPASEIVEKPADEVLIERTHAGVRER; this is encoded by the coding sequence ATGCGAGTGGCATGCCTGACCTTCTGGTTCTACGACTACACCATCCAGATGGCAAACGAGCTTGCCCGGCACACCGATGTGTTGCTGCTGCTTCCGGACTACAGGTCGGAGGAGTACCTGGAGAGCATTGACCCGAGGGTGAGGGTTCGCGTCTTTGGCTACTCACAGTATGCCGGAAGACTTGGGCCGTCGTGCTACCCGATGCTTCGGGAGATCGTTGCCGCGATCGACGATTTTGGGCCGGATATCGTTCACTACCAGGTGAACAACCCCATGCTCTGCCCCCTTCTGCTAATGCTTCGAAAGTATCCGCTCGTGGCGACGTTCCACGACATCGAGCCGCATGCCGGTGAAGACCGACTCCTGGATCTCGGTTCCCTCCTCTATCGGCTCACCCTGTTCGTATCGAGGATTGTACCCGATCGGATCTTCGTTCACGGGAAGGCGCTCAAAAAGGCCCTGGTAGAGGACTACCGCGTCCCGGACCAGAAAGTGCGTGTCATCCCGATCGGGGAGCATGAGGTGACACCGTTTAAAAAATACGAAAAGGTTGATCTCAGGCCGGAGGGTCATCGAATCCTCTTCTTCGGCCGCATCCACCGCTACAAAGGGCTAGAGTGCCTGATCCAGGCAGAACCGTTTATCACCAGGGAGATCCCGGATGCACGGATCGTCATCGCCGGAACAGGAGAGGACTTTGGCAGGTACAGGGCGGCAATGGCGGGCCGGGACGCATTCGAGGTCTACAACTACAGGATACCCTATGAAGAAGGAGCCCGGCTCTTTCAGCAGGCGAGCGTTGTGGTGCTCCCCTACATCGAAGCGTCCCAGAGCGGCGTCATACCGACCGCATATGGGTTCAGACGACCGGTGGTGGTCACAGATGTAGGGAGCCTGCCCGAGGTCGTCGATGACGGAAAGACAGGATACATCGTGCCTCCACGCGACCCGACAGCACTGGCAGATGCGATCGTGAGACTCCTTAAAGACCCGGAAGCATGCCAGCGCATGGGAGAACAGGGCTACATAAAGCTCAAGACGGATATGGCCTGGTCAACGATCGTCCAATCGCTTCTTGCGGTCTACAGCGAGATTGTACCCGCCTCAGAGATTGTCGAAAAGCCTGCAGACGAGGTCCTGATCGAGAGAACGCACGCTGGTGTAAGAGAGCGATGA
- a CDS encoding MATE family efflux transporter, producing MAVALPKNFSEVRHHLQEPLIRNSFFIMASSLVAAGFGFFFWMIAARLYSQADVGIATALMSSMGLLILISRLGLDQSVIRFFPSRDKNRVLGTALLVPTAVALGAGLIFIAAVDVISPELTIVKTVAPLYLAFLGTYSITWVFEGAFNALRKSEHYFTLNLLYGSRILFLPPLIFLGAMGIFSAYGLSFVLGLILSLFLLSRCSVRPALCVDRVFLREAWQFSAGAYIAGILMSAPNMVIPIMVLHVLGAESTASYYITYAIVSILFMIPYAFTTSLFVEGSHGGEMKRSVFRTLASMFALLIPAIIGLSLFGEQILNLIGKDYVEGMALLRVLAFSAIFVSVCQTFISIAKVRNDLRSLIVISSFVSVALLGLGFTLMHLFGLIGMGYAWLITYVLGTILVVLILKRKGWI from the coding sequence ATGGCTGTAGCACTCCCCAAAAACTTCAGTGAGGTCAGGCATCACCTGCAGGAGCCGCTTATCAGAAATTCGTTCTTCATCATGGCCTCCTCGCTTGTTGCTGCGGGCTTTGGATTCTTCTTCTGGATGATTGCAGCCCGGCTTTACTCGCAGGCCGATGTGGGCATCGCAACCGCTCTGATGTCGTCCATGGGGCTTCTCATCCTCATCTCGCGGCTTGGCCTGGATCAATCAGTGATCCGGTTCTTCCCCAGCCGTGACAAGAACCGGGTGCTCGGAACCGCCCTCCTTGTGCCGACAGCAGTGGCGCTTGGTGCGGGGCTGATCTTCATTGCGGCAGTGGATGTCATATCCCCCGAGCTTACGATCGTCAAGACGGTCGCACCGCTCTACCTTGCCTTCCTCGGTACCTACTCCATCACCTGGGTCTTTGAGGGGGCGTTCAACGCTCTACGGAAGTCTGAGCACTACTTTACTTTGAATCTCCTTTACGGTTCGAGGATCCTCTTCCTCCCCCCTCTGATCTTCCTTGGGGCAATGGGAATCTTCAGCGCCTATGGTCTCTCGTTTGTCCTCGGGCTCATTCTCTCCCTCTTCCTACTCTCCCGGTGTTCCGTACGGCCGGCACTCTGCGTAGACCGGGTCTTTCTGCGGGAGGCGTGGCAATTCTCTGCCGGTGCGTATATCGCCGGGATACTGATGTCCGCCCCGAACATGGTCATCCCGATCATGGTCCTCCACGTGCTGGGAGCGGAGAGCACCGCGAGCTACTACATCACCTATGCTATCGTCTCAATCCTCTTCATGATCCCGTATGCGTTCACGACCTCGCTCTTTGTTGAGGGAAGCCATGGAGGAGAGATGAAAAGAAGCGTGTTCCGGACGCTCGCGAGCATGTTCGCCCTGCTCATACCTGCGATCATCGGTCTTTCTCTCTTTGGGGAGCAGATCCTCAACCTGATTGGCAAGGATTACGTCGAAGGAATGGCTCTTCTGCGGGTGCTTGCGTTCTCCGCTATATTCGTCTCCGTCTGCCAGACGTTCATATCCATCGCAAAGGTGAGAAATGATCTCAGGAGTCTCATCGTCATCAGCAGTTTTGTCAGTGTCGCGCTGCTCGGGCTTGGGTTTACCCTGATGCATCTCTTCGGCCTCATTGGCATGGGGTATGCGTGGCTTATTACGTATGTGCTGGGCACAATCCTGGTGGTGCTTATTCTGAAGAGAAAAGGGTGGATATGA
- a CDS encoding glycosyltransferase, which yields MNILQVTPFFKPLWESGGVARVAYDISHNLHANGHDVTVYTTNRSLHAYDLPTNRPTKVDGMNVYYFENLRKYIPITAPPVMPYYMPAVARREIAGFDVIHIHDHRTLLTVIASHYARKYGIPYVLQAHGALPRDTGSTRMKRLFDMLWTEDVIRGAAGVIALNKIEADHYRMLGVDDEKIAIIPNGLDLAEYRDLPPRGKFRAAWGIGETTKIVLYLGRLDPTKGIDLLIRSFALLAREFDDVVLMLVGEDMGFNHEFKQLIQSLGISDRVIFTGFVSKEDKLAAYIDADVFVTPSFTGFPVTFLESCLCGTPIVTTGHGDLLEWIDNTIGFNTEYTPEAFAETVGRLLNDDALRARLGEQAKELVLTRYNWQSIVHEIENFYAKVANGSLSKRGSVRV from the coding sequence ATGAATATTTTACAGGTTACCCCGTTCTTTAAACCACTCTGGGAATCGGGAGGAGTTGCGCGAGTTGCATATGATATTTCTCATAACCTTCACGCGAATGGGCACGACGTCACGGTATATACGACGAACAGGAGCCTCCACGCCTACGATCTGCCGACGAATCGTCCAACCAAAGTTGACGGGATGAACGTCTACTACTTCGAAAACCTGCGCAAGTACATCCCGATAACAGCTCCTCCGGTGATGCCGTACTACATGCCGGCAGTCGCACGAAGGGAGATTGCAGGGTTCGACGTGATCCATATCCACGACCATCGTACCCTGCTTACCGTCATCGCGTCGCATTATGCAAGGAAATACGGCATTCCGTATGTGCTCCAGGCGCATGGGGCACTCCCGCGGGATACCGGATCTACACGGATGAAACGGCTCTTTGATATGCTCTGGACAGAGGATGTCATTCGCGGCGCTGCAGGGGTGATTGCGCTCAACAAGATCGAGGCGGATCATTACCGGATGCTGGGGGTTGATGACGAAAAGATAGCAATTATCCCGAACGGACTCGATCTTGCTGAGTATCGCGACCTCCCTCCCCGCGGTAAGTTTCGCGCAGCATGGGGCATCGGCGAGACCACCAAAATCGTGCTCTACCTCGGACGGCTCGACCCGACGAAAGGCATCGACCTCCTGATCCGATCGTTTGCGCTTCTTGCGCGGGAGTTCGATGATGTTGTCCTCATGCTGGTAGGCGAAGATATGGGATTCAACCATGAATTCAAACAGTTGATCCAGTCGCTGGGCATCAGTGACCGCGTGATCTTCACGGGATTCGTAAGCAAGGAAGATAAGTTGGCTGCATATATTGATGCAGACGTCTTCGTCACACCGAGTTTCACTGGATTCCCGGTCACATTTCTTGAGTCCTGCCTCTGCGGGACGCCAATCGTGACAACGGGGCATGGAGATCTGCTCGAATGGATAGACAATACCATCGGGTTCAATACCGAATACACACCGGAAGCGTTCGCCGAGACTGTCGGTCGCCTGCTCAACGACGATGCCCTGCGGGCAAGGCTTGGTGAACAGGCGAAAGAGCTCGTCCTGACAAGATACAACTGGCAGTCAATCGTCCATGAGATTGAGAACTTTTACGCAAAGGTCGCAAACGGCAGCCTCAGCAAGCGGGGTTCCGTCCGGGTCTGA
- a CDS encoding right-handed parallel beta-helix repeat-containing protein yields MTDRRNILRLTALLLVGCLIAAFSPVSAVESATPATLTVAASDSTELSKDQADYVCDGVDDHVEIQAALDALPDGGKVVLSDGTFNCAGIIAPPAGTTLSGQGPDATNLMFTHDGRISVDQESITLDGFSVEGTGYSSNVKWLGVVTVRASHAKIHNITGTADASIQAVFLLIHDPAVYAPTLEDVEFVNCKAVDTGTYGFLHNAWGTTNKVIKNVRYDNCEAINCGSTGAFNPWITGFDFAELNDMDGLRVTNCLAEGNLESGFHFEFDPTVTDAVLENCVSRNNGQKPYPTVPYKQSDMSTHYFGCGYYAPNADATFINCTAEGNSLYGFYATNGGKLYNCVEKDTGAGKTDYTYRKPAGYYSIPCRSTDPALVLENCSSIDSHGYGLQVDLAKNIQIKNFNLINPAGIDGKGASLGGTNGQFGDAVVDIHASGDRVETLVWAKNNQNVQYTGEIVSDSPKAFLVEGGQNVQTAGMKATSAGE; encoded by the coding sequence ATGACAGATAGGCGAAATATACTAAGACTGACTGCACTGCTTCTGGTAGGCTGCCTGATTGCAGCATTCTCTCCGGTAAGTGCAGTCGAGTCTGCAACTCCGGCCACGCTCACCGTGGCTGCAAGCGATAGCACCGAACTGTCGAAGGACCAGGCAGACTATGTCTGTGACGGAGTCGACGACCACGTTGAGATCCAGGCAGCGCTTGACGCACTGCCGGATGGTGGTAAGGTCGTCCTCTCGGATGGTACGTTCAACTGCGCCGGCATTATCGCTCCGCCGGCAGGCACGACGCTCTCTGGGCAGGGTCCGGATGCGACAAACCTTATGTTCACCCATGACGGGCGCATCAGTGTCGACCAGGAGTCCATCACGCTCGACGGGTTCTCCGTCGAGGGCACCGGCTACAGCAGCAACGTCAAGTGGCTTGGTGTGGTGACTGTCCGGGCAAGCCACGCAAAGATCCACAACATTACAGGAACTGCGGATGCAAGCATCCAGGCGGTCTTCCTCCTGATCCACGACCCGGCCGTCTATGCGCCGACCCTCGAGGATGTCGAGTTCGTCAACTGCAAGGCCGTGGATACCGGGACATATGGGTTCCTCCACAACGCCTGGGGCACAACGAACAAGGTGATCAAGAACGTCCGCTACGATAACTGTGAGGCTATCAACTGCGGGAGCACGGGTGCCTTCAACCCCTGGATCACCGGGTTCGACTTTGCCGAACTCAATGACATGGACGGCCTCCGCGTGACGAACTGTCTTGCAGAAGGCAATCTTGAGTCCGGATTCCACTTCGAGTTCGATCCCACGGTGACGGACGCGGTCCTTGAGAACTGTGTGAGCCGGAACAACGGGCAGAAGCCGTATCCGACGGTGCCCTACAAGCAGAGCGATATGTCGACCCACTACTTCGGGTGCGGCTACTACGCTCCGAACGCTGACGCGACGTTCATCAACTGTACGGCGGAAGGCAACTCGCTGTATGGTTTCTATGCCACGAACGGCGGCAAACTCTACAACTGCGTCGAGAAGGATACCGGTGCCGGAAAGACAGACTACACATACCGTAAGCCGGCCGGCTACTACAGCATCCCGTGCCGCTCGACTGACCCCGCTCTGGTGCTTGAGAACTGCTCGAGCATTGACTCGCACGGCTACGGTCTCCAGGTTGATCTTGCAAAGAACATCCAGATCAAGAACTTCAACCTCATAAACCCGGCCGGAATCGACGGCAAGGGTGCAAGTCTCGGCGGTACAAACGGCCAGTTTGGCGATGCTGTGGTTGACATCCATGCATCCGGCGATCGGGTTGAGACACTGGTCTGGGCGAAGAACAACCAGAATGTCCAGTACACCGGCGAGATCGTCTCCGACTCTCCGAAGGCCTTCCTGGTCGAGGGCGGCCAGAATGTCCAGACTGCAGGCATGAAGGCTACGTCTGCCGGTGAGTAG
- a CDS encoding DUF2206 domain-containing protein, with protein MNDWDNRRFFWVFQAIQLAFIGVILLDLLGHYIPIAREALAFLYLTFLPGVLVLKALRFHNLGTIETLLYSVGLSLAVLMLTGFAANIIYPLLGYARPFSFASLFLTTVAVVQVLLYIALTRDRGHTTSNPKVEIPPSPAVPFLMLLPFLAILGTYMRDEYHMVTLLFLLLILIAIIGLAIGYDQFIPESCYPLAAYTIALSLLYHTALISEYVWGYDIHHELHLANSVLIPGFWDMSIPYNTNGMLSVVALVPIYSIICSLDPVWVFKILYPLLFAFVPLGLYRAIERQTSPKIGLISVFFFVSFFTFYTEMISLARQQIAELFLVLTILAMIDKTMDRGRRAFLMITFGFAMIVSHYGLSYIYLFSLIPAWLLLITLERLPFGLQELVRKVAGTLAPDLLAPRGGNPQEIRTLVLPYILIFATFTYLWYSTIAEGMAFATITGIWDKIWNTLFVDPLNPTTAQGMQILTRRSSTLLHSLAKIVHITTQGLIAVGLLATLVKAKRWRIEPEYLALSLIFLLINVAGIIVPFFASSLNTSRLYHITLILLAPFAIIGGITLYETVASRIRMITAIPLMKTPYQILSAFFVVFLLFNSGLIYQITNDNPTSMALETTGDKPVFNGKEVQGARWLYLEGINRPIYVDGMRWWLLLGFDPDHQRYLPANVSLVEPNSYLYFGTYNLVRESVRLEAQEGTVTVAGYTDAEQFISNKNRIYDNAGSVIYYR; from the coding sequence ATGAACGACTGGGATAACAGGAGATTCTTCTGGGTATTTCAGGCGATTCAGCTCGCTTTCATCGGGGTAATCCTCCTTGACCTCCTCGGACACTACATACCGATTGCAAGAGAGGCTCTGGCTTTCCTCTATCTGACATTCCTTCCAGGGGTCCTTGTGCTGAAGGCACTCAGGTTTCATAATCTCGGCACGATCGAGACACTGCTCTACTCCGTCGGACTGAGCCTTGCAGTCCTGATGCTCACAGGTTTTGCCGCAAACATCATCTACCCGCTGCTCGGGTACGCACGCCCATTCTCGTTTGCGAGTCTCTTTCTTACAACCGTCGCTGTTGTGCAAGTTCTGCTCTACATAGCGCTCACAAGAGACCGGGGGCATACCACATCCAACCCTAAAGTGGAGATCCCCCCATCCCCTGCCGTACCATTCCTGATGCTGCTTCCGTTTCTTGCAATCCTCGGGACATATATGCGCGACGAGTATCACATGGTCACTCTACTCTTTCTGCTCCTCATCCTGATCGCGATCATCGGCCTCGCCATCGGATATGACCAGTTCATCCCCGAATCATGTTACCCGCTGGCGGCCTACACCATTGCGCTCTCGCTCCTCTATCATACCGCACTAATATCGGAGTATGTCTGGGGCTATGACATCCATCACGAACTCCATCTCGCAAACAGCGTGTTGATTCCGGGATTCTGGGACATGAGCATACCATACAACACAAACGGGATGCTCTCCGTCGTTGCGCTCGTACCTATCTACTCAATCATCTGCAGTCTCGACCCGGTCTGGGTCTTCAAGATCCTCTACCCACTCCTCTTTGCGTTCGTGCCGCTCGGACTCTACCGGGCAATCGAGAGACAGACAAGCCCGAAGATCGGCCTTATATCGGTCTTCTTCTTCGTCTCGTTCTTTACGTTCTACACCGAGATGATCTCGCTTGCTCGCCAGCAGATCGCAGAACTCTTTCTTGTCCTGACGATCCTCGCGATGATCGACAAAACCATGGACCGCGGCAGGCGGGCATTCCTCATGATCACATTCGGCTTTGCCATGATCGTCTCGCATTATGGCCTCTCGTATATCTACCTCTTCTCACTCATTCCGGCATGGCTGCTGCTGATAACCCTGGAACGCCTGCCGTTCGGCTTGCAGGAACTAGTCCGGAAAGTGGCAGGCACCCTGGCGCCCGACCTGCTTGCTCCAAGAGGGGGCAACCCGCAAGAGATAAGGACACTTGTCCTTCCCTATATCCTGATATTCGCCACGTTCACCTACCTCTGGTACTCGACGATAGCCGAGGGTATGGCATTTGCCACCATCACAGGCATCTGGGATAAGATATGGAACACCCTCTTTGTAGATCCCCTCAATCCGACAACCGCTCAAGGGATGCAGATCCTCACCAGGCGATCATCCACACTCTTGCATAGCCTGGCAAAGATCGTCCATATCACCACCCAGGGGCTCATCGCGGTGGGACTGCTCGCAACCCTGGTAAAGGCGAAACGGTGGCGTATCGAGCCCGAGTATCTTGCTCTCTCACTCATCTTCCTCCTCATAAACGTAGCCGGGATTATCGTTCCGTTCTTTGCAAGCTCCCTCAACACCAGCCGCCTCTACCACATCACCCTGATCTTGCTTGCCCCGTTTGCAATCATCGGTGGTATAACTCTCTACGAGACAGTAGCATCAAGGATACGCATGATAACCGCCATCCCGCTGATGAAAACACCATATCAGATATTATCAGCATTCTTTGTCGTATTCCTCCTCTTTAACAGCGGACTAATCTATCAGATCACAAACGACAACCCGACATCGATGGCGCTCGAGACCACTGGCGATAAACCAGTCTTCAACGGCAAAGAGGTGCAGGGGGCCAGATGGCTCTACTTAGAGGGTATCAACCGTCCAATCTACGTCGACGGTATGCGCTGGTGGCTCCTGCTGGGCTTTGATCCGGATCATCAACGTTACCTACCGGCAAACGTGTCGCTGGTGGAGCCGAACTCCTACCTTTACTTCGGCACGTATAACCTGGTCCGAGAGAGCGTCCGGCTCGAAGCACAGGAGGGCACGGTCACCGTGGCAGGCTATACCGATGCTGAACAATTCATCAGCAATAAGAATCGGATCTATGATAATGCCGGATCCGTCATCTATTACAGGTGA